The following coding sequences lie in one Pontibacter sp. G13 genomic window:
- a CDS encoding phosphosulfolactate synthase, protein MNFPLTQIPERSAKPRREGVTMIMDKGLSVRQAEDFLSVSADYTDIVKLGWATSVVTPNLKAKLDVYRKYDIPFYFGGTLLEAFYIRGQIEDYIQILHEYGVTLVEVSDGSIEISEFDKCNLITRLAKENFTVLSEVGSKDENTVIPPYKWVEMMQRELDAGSWKVIAEARESGTVGMFRSGGEIRSDLIEEILKDVPSEKIMWEAPQKSQQVWFIKLLGSNVNLGNIAPAEAIPLETLRLGLRGDTFHTFLDN, encoded by the coding sequence ATCAATTTCCCCTTAACACAAATTCCGGAAAGATCTGCCAAGCCTAGGCGTGAAGGCGTGACCATGATTATGGACAAAGGCCTTAGCGTTCGTCAAGCAGAAGACTTCCTGAGTGTTTCAGCTGATTATACCGACATTGTCAAGTTGGGATGGGCTACATCCGTTGTCACTCCCAACCTCAAGGCGAAATTGGATGTGTATCGCAAATACGATATTCCCTTCTATTTCGGTGGAACGCTCCTCGAAGCTTTCTACATCCGTGGGCAAATCGAAGACTACATCCAAATTCTGCATGAATATGGTGTTACGCTCGTAGAGGTTTCCGACGGATCGATCGAAATTTCCGAATTTGATAAATGCAACCTCATCACCCGACTCGCCAAAGAAAACTTCACGGTGCTCTCTGAGGTCGGTTCTAAGGATGAAAATACCGTCATCCCTCCATACAAATGGGTGGAAATGATGCAGCGTGAATTGGACGCAGGTTCTTGGAAAGTCATCGCCGAAGCGCGCGAAAGCGGTACCGTGGGGATGTTCCGCTCCGGTGGCGAGATCCGTAGCGACCTCATCGAGGAGATTCTCAAGGATGTCCCTTCTGAAAAAATCATGTGGGAGGCTCCACAAAAGTCTCAGCAAGTGTGGTTTATCAAATTGTTGGGCTCCAATGTCAATCTAGGGAACATCGCTCCTGCGGAAGCGATCCCATTGGAAACCTTGAGATTGGGATTGCGTGGAGATACTTTTCACACATTCCTTGACAATTAA
- a CDS encoding YqaE/Pmp3 family membrane protein, whose amino-acid sequence MRLTIIICSLLLLFVMPSPTAFAGQAPTGSHTALNAGDEAPREFTRAERKAAKKKLKQALKDARQAAKDPNSTTKAPYWLIVILAILLPPLGVFLYDEEINNRFWISLLLTILFWIPGAIYAILIVTDTIK is encoded by the coding sequence ATGCGCTTGACAATCATTATTTGCTCCCTCCTCTTGTTGTTTGTGATGCCAAGTCCCACGGCCTTTGCAGGGCAAGCACCTACAGGATCTCATACTGCATTGAATGCTGGCGATGAGGCACCTCGTGAATTCACACGAGCAGAACGCAAAGCAGCCAAGAAAAAACTGAAGCAAGCTCTGAAGGATGCTCGCCAAGCAGCCAAGGATCCCAATAGTACCACTAAGGCTCCATATTGGTTGATCGTCATCTTGGCGATTCTCCTACCACCGCTTGGCGTTTTCCTGTATGACGAGGAGATCAACAATCGATTCTGGATTTCATTGCTCCTAACCATCTTGTTTTGGATACCCGGAGCGATCTATGCAATCTTGATCGTTACTGACACGATCAAATAG
- a CDS encoding YqaE/Pmp3 family membrane protein yields the protein MNRIWICLMVWMFGMTAVSFAGQAPASHPATQTETIVETPAPAEQMSKKDMKAQKKALRKAARKAFWQSLKQKDGAEMLLIIIVTIFIPFLGVLLYDEYLSNRVLISLLLTFLFFIPGLIYSLLVVTGAI from the coding sequence ATGAATCGTATCTGGATTTGCCTAATGGTTTGGATGTTTGGAATGACTGCAGTGTCCTTCGCCGGACAGGCTCCTGCCAGTCATCCTGCCACCCAAACCGAAACCATCGTTGAGACTCCTGCTCCAGCTGAGCAAATGTCCAAAAAGGACATGAAGGCCCAGAAAAAGGCCCTCAGAAAAGCCGCACGCAAGGCGTTCTGGCAATCGCTCAAGCAAAAAGACGGTGCAGAGATGCTCCTGATCATCATCGTCACCATCTTCATTCCCTTTTTGGGGGTGTTGCTCTATGATGAGTACCTATCCAATCGGGTATTGATCAGCTTGCTGCTCACCTTCCTGTTTTTTATCCCGGGCCTCATCTATAGCTTGTTGGTAGTAACAGGGGCCATCTAG
- a CDS encoding patatin-like phospholipase family protein — MTLLRREPVLTLLLICLYSVGSLSAQVSDTLSPKRPKIGLVLSGGGAKGLAHVGVIRVLEQCGIIPDMITGTSMGSVVGGLYASGYSSQELSAINASSDWEFLLSDRVPLTAINIEEKSEYYHYLAEFTVRNLNIELPSGVIQGQQIDNYFLNLFLPVVDITDFDSLPIPFRCVSVDLLQGDVVVHKSGDLPLALRSSMAIPSIFTPVRWEDRLLVDGGVIRNFPVQEVRDMGADIVIGVYVGGTSADSTEYNSLLSILSYMTFFVGSFDSKEQFQLLDYLMWPDLKGYSAASFSSSGLIEERGRLSADSFRNVMVRLADSLDQIAPRAPVIRKNAPDSLWINQIEITGNNWVSDKLIQDQLGISPGNWLTRQQMNDGRDLLYGLRYFDKIHYYFEPQGKGYKLHVQVIERPPNRLKLSLYFDSDYNFSLIAGLVMRNLVFPDTRLALKGEISRAPRIKLAYSNYFGPAKSKVGYFRALYENNPYPILSGERVIGSLKQDLVVLDVGFRELLGLNLRSGLGLRYEFSKVNTDNSIQDELVYGFRNWRFQNIHAHLFLEWNTLNKQYFPTRGLKLSLDLRGVLAMSERVRVSEDSTISAAKLNQDPYAKALLDITHYNQFGEKWTLEENLTLATTFGDSISVLDGYFLGGMGYNLRYQDRAFWGFQTKQLFSPEFITGRFVLSYRINSVFRVQGAINAAHLGFNQEQRNFGSFVSEGFPVIFGGGFALQMNTLLGPIALSVTDNTFDWTLRLAINAGFTF; from the coding sequence ATGACGCTACTTCGGAGAGAACCCGTCCTTACCTTGCTGTTGATTTGCTTGTATTCAGTGGGCTCGCTATCGGCCCAAGTATCTGATACCTTGTCCCCCAAGCGGCCCAAAATCGGGCTTGTGCTAAGCGGGGGTGGGGCCAAAGGGCTTGCGCACGTAGGCGTCATACGTGTTTTGGAACAATGCGGGATCATCCCCGATATGATCACGGGTACCAGTATGGGAAGTGTAGTTGGCGGGCTCTATGCATCGGGATATTCCTCGCAAGAACTATCTGCCATCAATGCCTCCTCCGATTGGGAATTTCTACTCAGCGATCGGGTTCCACTGACTGCCATCAACATCGAGGAGAAGTCGGAATACTACCATTACTTGGCTGAATTCACGGTCAGAAACCTCAATATCGAATTGCCCTCTGGGGTGATACAGGGCCAGCAAATCGACAATTACTTCCTCAATTTATTCCTTCCGGTCGTCGATATCACAGACTTTGACAGCCTGCCCATTCCCTTTCGATGTGTCTCCGTGGATCTGCTCCAAGGAGATGTAGTCGTCCACAAGTCTGGGGATCTTCCCTTGGCTTTGCGATCCTCGATGGCCATTCCGAGTATTTTCACGCCCGTGCGGTGGGAGGACAGATTATTGGTGGATGGTGGGGTCATCCGAAACTTTCCGGTTCAGGAAGTTCGAGATATGGGCGCAGATATTGTGATTGGCGTCTATGTCGGCGGGACGAGTGCCGATTCCACCGAATACAATTCCCTGCTTTCGATCTTGAGTTACATGACGTTCTTTGTGGGATCATTCGATTCCAAGGAGCAGTTTCAGCTATTGGATTATCTCATGTGGCCGGATTTGAAAGGATATTCTGCAGCCAGTTTCTCCAGCAGCGGCCTCATCGAAGAAAGAGGAAGACTTTCAGCGGATTCGTTTCGAAATGTCATGGTCAGGCTGGCGGATTCATTGGACCAAATTGCCCCTAGAGCCCCTGTCATTCGAAAAAATGCCCCCGATTCCCTTTGGATCAATCAGATCGAAATCACCGGAAATAATTGGGTAAGCGATAAACTGATTCAAGACCAACTGGGAATTAGTCCGGGGAATTGGCTGACCCGCCAGCAAATGAACGATGGTCGGGATTTGCTCTATGGCTTGCGCTATTTTGACAAGATCCATTACTACTTCGAGCCTCAGGGCAAAGGATACAAATTGCACGTCCAAGTTATAGAGCGGCCCCCAAACCGACTAAAACTGTCCCTTTACTTCGATTCGGACTACAACTTCAGCCTCATCGCAGGATTGGTCATGAGGAATCTGGTCTTCCCGGACACTAGATTGGCACTCAAAGGTGAAATCTCTAGGGCTCCTCGTATCAAGCTCGCTTACTCCAACTACTTTGGCCCCGCCAAATCCAAGGTGGGGTACTTCCGTGCCCTGTATGAAAACAATCCTTATCCAATCCTGAGTGGAGAACGAGTGATCGGTTCCCTGAAGCAAGATTTGGTAGTGCTAGATGTAGGATTCAGGGAATTGCTAGGACTCAATCTCCGATCTGGATTGGGCCTCAGATATGAATTTTCAAAGGTCAATACGGATAATTCGATTCAGGATGAGTTGGTATATGGATTTCGGAATTGGCGTTTTCAGAATATCCATGCTCATCTATTTTTAGAATGGAACACCCTGAATAAGCAATATTTTCCCACACGTGGTCTCAAGCTCTCGCTTGATCTTCGAGGGGTTTTGGCAATGAGTGAGCGAGTGCGCGTTTCGGAAGATTCCACCATTTCGGCTGCCAAGCTCAATCAAGATCCCTATGCCAAAGCGCTTCTAGACATTACCCACTACAACCAATTCGGGGAAAAATGGACGCTAGAGGAAAATCTCACCTTGGCCACTACTTTTGGGGATTCCATCTCGGTGTTGGATGGCTATTTCTTGGGGGGAATGGGATATAATCTGAGGTATCAGGACCGGGCATTTTGGGGCTTTCAGACTAAGCAGCTTTTTTCGCCTGAATTTATCACGGGGAGATTCGTCCTTTCCTACCGCATCAATTCAGTTTTCCGTGTCCAAGGAGCCATCAATGCTGCCCATTTAGGATTCAATCAGGAGCAGCGGAATTTTGGTTCCTTCGTGAGCGAGGGGTTTCCTGTGATATTCGGAGGGGGATTTGCCTTGCAAATGAACACCTTACTGGGTCCAATCGCCCTGAGCGTCACTGACAATACATTTGATTGGACCTTGAGATTGGCCATCAACGCCGGTTTCACCTTTTGA
- a CDS encoding cation-transporting P-type ATPase produces the protein MESTNRWHLLSPAEVLKSVDTHPNVGLSPQELAKRRETFGENVITQKKGDGALVLLLKQFNQPLIYILLVAAVGVAILGEWVEMWVILAVVIVNAIIGFVQEARALKAIEALSKDLNAQTQVLREGQPKLVPVSELVPGDVVLLHSGDRVPADLRILQERQLQIDESALTGESLPVEKQPNALESEAAIGDRTNMAYSSTMVTYGTGRGVVVSTGDHTQIGQINRMIASADVLATPLTQKINQFSHIMLWVILALAGMTVVSGILRGFSLNNVLLEGVALAVGSIPEGLPAVVTITLAIGVSRMAKRKAIIRKLPAVETLGSTTVICSDKTGTLTQNEMTVQKIWTGGTLYDVSGVGYDPQGKIHLSNATEPLHHPLPMPMQRILEAGILCNDSRLVEKTDGWIVEGDPTEGALITSAWKGDCHPDYRRLDTIPFESEYQYMATLNQVGADRIMFIKGSVERVLPACEDMLTTDGTAAFSSEDIQAEVTRLAGKGLRVLAFAQKNLAADTASIDHPDVRNGLTFLGLQAMIDPPRPEAIQAVQACQEAGVQVKMITGDHLGTAVAIAKKLGIEHLGGADEPVGITGMDMAQLNDEDFVRVAREKSVFARVSPAQKLELVKALQAEGHIAAMTGDGVNDAPALRQANIGVAMGITGTEVAKETADMILTDDNFASIEAAVEEGRSVFDNIVKFITWTLPTNISEGLVILIASLLGRDLPITPLQILWINLTTAVFLGATLAFEDKEPGIMRRLPRKPGQPLLGQDLIFRIIWVSLVLVAGVYILYEVIVQRGYDLEVARTAAVNLIVFGELFYLFNCRSLTLPPHRLGFYSNRWLLIGVAVMIGLQMLFTYAPWMNRIFGTEPIGPRAWVAILGMSFLLFGLVEIEKSIRRRSPQN, from the coding sequence ATGGAATCTACCAATCGGTGGCATTTGCTATCCCCTGCCGAGGTCCTGAAATCAGTGGATACCCATCCCAACGTGGGGCTTTCCCCCCAAGAGCTTGCTAAACGGAGGGAGACGTTTGGAGAAAACGTCATTACTCAGAAAAAAGGAGATGGTGCGCTGGTCCTGCTCCTCAAGCAATTCAATCAGCCCTTGATCTATATCCTACTGGTAGCGGCAGTAGGTGTCGCTATTTTGGGGGAATGGGTGGAGATGTGGGTGATCCTTGCCGTAGTCATTGTCAATGCCATCATCGGGTTTGTGCAAGAAGCTCGTGCCCTCAAGGCTATCGAAGCGCTATCCAAAGACCTCAATGCCCAAACTCAGGTTCTCCGAGAAGGTCAGCCCAAATTAGTCCCTGTGTCGGAATTGGTACCCGGGGATGTAGTCTTGCTCCATTCTGGGGATCGGGTTCCCGCCGACTTGCGAATCCTACAAGAACGTCAGCTCCAAATCGACGAATCTGCCTTGACGGGTGAATCACTTCCTGTGGAGAAACAACCCAATGCGTTGGAATCAGAAGCAGCGATCGGGGATAGAACCAATATGGCTTACTCCTCCACCATGGTAACCTATGGAACAGGCCGTGGCGTGGTGGTTTCCACTGGAGACCATACACAAATTGGTCAGATCAACCGCATGATTGCTTCGGCAGACGTATTGGCAACTCCACTCACCCAAAAGATCAATCAGTTTAGCCATATCATGCTTTGGGTGATTCTCGCACTCGCAGGCATGACGGTTGTCTCTGGCATTTTGCGCGGTTTTTCCCTGAATAATGTCCTGCTCGAAGGCGTAGCGCTTGCGGTAGGTTCCATTCCAGAAGGGCTTCCAGCGGTAGTCACCATCACCTTGGCTATCGGCGTGTCAAGAATGGCCAAGCGAAAAGCCATCATCCGGAAACTTCCCGCAGTGGAAACTCTCGGTAGCACCACCGTAATTTGTTCGGACAAAACTGGTACTCTCACTCAAAATGAGATGACTGTCCAGAAGATTTGGACAGGAGGCACATTGTACGACGTAAGTGGAGTGGGCTATGATCCCCAAGGAAAAATCCATTTATCAAATGCTACCGAACCCCTGCATCATCCATTACCGATGCCGATGCAGCGAATTCTGGAAGCAGGAATCTTGTGCAACGATTCAAGGCTGGTAGAAAAGACAGATGGCTGGATCGTGGAAGGCGATCCTACCGAGGGGGCGCTTATTACCTCTGCGTGGAAAGGGGATTGCCATCCCGATTATCGGCGATTGGATACCATCCCCTTTGAGTCGGAATACCAATATATGGCGACGCTGAATCAGGTAGGTGCAGACCGTATCATGTTTATCAAGGGTTCGGTGGAGCGGGTTCTACCGGCTTGTGAAGACATGTTGACCACAGATGGCACTGCTGCTTTTTCTTCCGAGGATATTCAGGCAGAAGTCACTCGACTGGCCGGCAAAGGACTTCGTGTACTTGCCTTTGCCCAGAAAAACCTGGCAGCTGACACTGCATCCATTGATCATCCAGATGTACGAAATGGCCTTACTTTCTTGGGACTTCAGGCCATGATCGATCCTCCTCGTCCTGAAGCGATTCAAGCTGTACAAGCTTGCCAAGAAGCTGGTGTTCAGGTCAAGATGATCACAGGCGACCACCTCGGCACAGCCGTGGCCATTGCCAAAAAGTTGGGGATTGAGCACCTAGGAGGAGCCGATGAACCAGTTGGGATTACGGGGATGGATATGGCACAGCTCAATGATGAAGACTTCGTCCGGGTAGCTCGGGAAAAATCCGTTTTTGCACGTGTCAGCCCTGCCCAGAAATTGGAATTGGTCAAAGCCCTGCAAGCCGAGGGGCATATCGCTGCTATGACCGGAGATGGTGTCAATGACGCTCCTGCCTTGAGACAAGCCAATATCGGAGTGGCGATGGGAATCACTGGGACAGAGGTTGCCAAGGAGACGGCGGATATGATTTTGACGGATGACAATTTTGCCAGCATTGAGGCCGCGGTGGAAGAGGGTCGCAGTGTCTTCGACAACATCGTCAAATTCATCACCTGGACGCTTCCCACCAATATCTCGGAGGGATTGGTCATTTTGATTGCCTCTTTGTTGGGGAGGGATCTCCCCATTACTCCCCTTCAAATTCTTTGGATCAATTTGACCACTGCCGTTTTTCTGGGAGCCACCCTCGCATTCGAAGACAAAGAGCCGGGGATCATGAGGCGTCTTCCGAGAAAACCCGGACAGCCACTGCTGGGGCAAGACCTCATATTTCGGATCATCTGGGTCAGCTTGGTACTCGTAGCGGGTGTTTACATTCTCTATGAGGTCATCGTCCAGCGTGGCTATGATCTGGAAGTAGCCCGTACAGCTGCCGTAAACCTGATCGTCTTTGGGGAATTGTTCTACCTGTTCAACTGTCGATCCTTGACACTTCCTCCCCATCGGCTAGGATTCTATTCCAATCGATGGTTATTGATTGGTGTGGCTGTCATGATTGGACTCCAGATGCTGTTTACCTATGCCCCTTGGATGAATCGCATTTTTGGGACAGAACCAATTGGTCCCAGAGCTTGGGTGGCCATATTGGGTATGTCCTTTCTGCTCTTTGGATTGGTAGAAATCGAGAAATCCATTCGCAGGAGAAGTCCCCAGAATTAG
- a CDS encoding chemotaxis protein CheB, producing MSHSQKADFPIVGIGASAGGLKAIEELLAYLPSYTGMSFIIIQHLPRKFKSLMQEILSKDSGMPIVMAEEDMEIQPDHVYLIPAGSSLTLDERKIRLEELPESAGPRFVIDEFLHSLGDNAQDKSIAVILSGTGSDGSRGIQTVKDQGGLVIVQHPESAEFDGMPISSIDTKSVDMVLTPEEISKVLAQIGEVGIETFRQEKNLSEISDEDKLFQLEFVPILRLVQKYHQVDFTLYKPKTIRRRIEKHMAMLNITSFTKYYEYLVQQISRVEELYYELLIGVTDFFRDPLAYDALEEIVFPNLMKADAGHQDLRVWICGCSTGEEVYSISIALNEYANKHNISPKYTILATDINDKALAIASKGVYPASSLAHIPEEIRNKYFHFDEGQYEIRGFYRDKIIFARNDATMDPPFINLDFVICRNLLIYLDSPIQRRLLLNFHFGLKPGGFLWLGSSENVLDYKHSFTALDEKWKVFQAHGETPKARKYYNLAQMSKVRRTSGLPSASMLNKLDQVTYRNARVSYPKILLDRFAPVSVLIDDHFLLLYLTGGAGQFLHLPDMELKGDLLSMVSRPTVLVLRDSLRRFTQESGPFLYPDVPVSDNHPEMLRDISVERIDSMSDQNLYLIQWIEPNKADLEERKTIIQGPSLDSESYSIIRDLQKELVLAKEEVQNSLEELETTNEELQASNEELLAANEELQSTNEELQSVNEELYTVNSELQARNQELLDANSTIDNLLMGSQIGTLFLDNRLHIKFFTPQISEVIDLTDRDLGTSIEKFRLKWDYPHFQEDVIEVMDQGIQKEREIKGNRKAQHWLVRINPFIHKRKDIGGAIISIIDISKRVLAESALHKALNNQHQILDEIPFFISVLEPDGKIIYINQSGAQHQKEVVLHSNFLDYLDEPYKGLAKNALAQVSRADYHTKMKIESPWLDSKETMYRHTFIPRHNSSQSSTEILMVSQNIQQERFIPAESLETFTFYQQILDQPEIYTSIKNQDFKYVYANQSYQKLLETNVQGMIGASDFALLPEADAVKIREEDQQVLAEAKELHTFESFNLGGKQITLNVVKYPIVGSDGSPQIGTLAFPVKNGNGQHAEAQEALELAQLEMAKKAFEETQEENRYISQSFAEDLRNELRRADRITDKISREAEFDESAFSALQIQLNKMNQTLDGLITYSNLKISKVHKEWLDLKVLIEEVWAELIATHPEADAELIFRDLSPVWADLVMMRKILHNLLSNALKHRLGNNCRVEIGTYKEQNKDDLILFIKDNGVGMDPKQLEHIFEVFHRLHEGKASYGSGVGLSIVKKAVELQGGNIWVISQLGQGATFYLSIPPKPEH from the coding sequence ATGTCGCATTCTCAAAAGGCCGACTTTCCCATTGTCGGCATCGGAGCATCAGCTGGTGGTCTGAAAGCCATTGAGGAGCTGCTTGCATATTTGCCCAGCTATACGGGCATGTCTTTCATTATCATTCAGCACCTTCCCCGTAAGTTTAAAAGCTTGATGCAGGAGATCCTATCCAAGGACTCCGGGATGCCCATTGTCATGGCTGAGGAAGACATGGAGATTCAGCCGGATCATGTGTATTTGATTCCCGCGGGTTCTTCATTGACTTTGGATGAGCGCAAAATCCGGTTGGAAGAGCTGCCCGAAAGTGCAGGCCCAAGATTCGTGATTGACGAATTTCTGCATTCATTGGGTGACAATGCCCAAGATAAATCGATCGCGGTCATTCTCTCAGGTACGGGCTCAGATGGATCAAGAGGCATCCAAACGGTCAAGGATCAGGGTGGACTCGTCATCGTACAGCACCCCGAAAGCGCAGAATTTGATGGAATGCCCATCAGCTCGATCGATACCAAATCAGTAGATATGGTATTGACCCCAGAGGAGATTTCCAAAGTATTGGCCCAAATTGGGGAAGTAGGCATAGAGACATTCCGTCAGGAGAAAAATCTGTCTGAAATCTCGGATGAGGACAAGCTGTTTCAGCTGGAATTTGTGCCGATTCTCCGGCTTGTGCAGAAGTACCATCAAGTGGACTTCACCCTCTACAAGCCTAAGACCATCCGGAGAAGGATCGAAAAGCATATGGCGATGCTCAATATCACGAGCTTCACCAAATACTATGAATATCTCGTCCAGCAGATTTCTCGGGTAGAGGAACTGTACTATGAGCTCCTTATCGGGGTGACAGACTTCTTCCGAGATCCCCTCGCATACGATGCATTGGAAGAGATTGTATTCCCAAACTTGATGAAAGCAGATGCTGGTCATCAGGACTTGAGGGTTTGGATTTGCGGATGCTCGACCGGCGAAGAGGTGTATTCGATCAGCATTGCGCTGAATGAGTACGCCAACAAGCACAACATTTCCCCCAAATACACCATTCTCGCAACCGACATCAATGACAAGGCTCTAGCCATTGCGAGTAAAGGAGTATACCCTGCTTCAAGCCTTGCCCATATCCCCGAGGAAATCCGAAATAAATATTTCCATTTTGATGAAGGACAATATGAGATCCGCGGATTCTACCGAGACAAAATCATTTTTGCTCGGAACGATGCAACGATGGACCCTCCATTCATCAATCTGGATTTCGTGATCTGCCGAAACCTCCTGATCTATTTGGATTCTCCTATCCAACGTAGATTGTTGCTCAATTTCCATTTTGGACTTAAACCCGGTGGATTCTTGTGGTTGGGCTCTAGTGAGAATGTCCTCGACTACAAGCATAGCTTTACCGCTTTGGACGAAAAGTGGAAAGTATTCCAAGCGCATGGAGAGACTCCTAAGGCAAGAAAATACTACAACCTCGCCCAGATGAGCAAAGTCCGAAGGACTTCGGGATTGCCTAGCGCATCCATGCTCAACAAATTGGATCAGGTTACTTACCGAAATGCGCGTGTATCCTACCCCAAAATCCTGTTGGATCGATTTGCGCCAGTTTCGGTTTTGATCGACGATCATTTTCTACTCCTTTATCTCACGGGGGGTGCTGGCCAATTTCTCCATCTTCCTGATATGGAACTCAAAGGAGACCTTTTGAGCATGGTTTCACGGCCTACCGTGTTGGTCCTTCGAGATAGCCTGAGGAGATTTACCCAAGAATCTGGGCCTTTTCTGTATCCGGACGTTCCTGTTTCGGACAATCATCCCGAAATGCTTCGGGATATCTCGGTGGAGCGCATTGATTCCATGTCGGATCAGAATCTCTATCTCATTCAATGGATCGAGCCAAATAAGGCCGATCTGGAGGAGCGCAAAACCATTATCCAAGGACCTTCGCTGGACTCTGAGTCCTACTCCATTATCCGGGATCTCCAGAAAGAATTGGTACTCGCCAAGGAAGAGGTGCAAAACTCCTTGGAGGAATTGGAGACCACCAATGAGGAGCTTCAGGCCTCCAACGAAGAATTGCTTGCAGCCAATGAAGAGTTGCAAAGTACCAACGAAGAACTACAGTCTGTCAATGAAGAGTTGTACACAGTCAACTCGGAGTTGCAGGCAAGAAATCAGGAACTGCTGGATGCGAACTCCACCATTGACAACTTGTTGATGGGATCGCAGATCGGCACCTTGTTCCTCGATAATCGCCTTCATATCAAGTTCTTCACCCCTCAGATTTCAGAGGTGATTGATTTGACTGACCGAGACCTCGGAACCTCTATCGAAAAGTTCAGGCTGAAGTGGGACTATCCTCATTTTCAAGAGGATGTCATTGAGGTGATGGATCAAGGCATTCAAAAAGAACGCGAGATCAAAGGCAACCGAAAAGCCCAGCACTGGCTGGTTCGGATCAATCCATTCATCCACAAACGCAAGGACATCGGTGGCGCGATTATCTCCATCATCGATATCTCCAAGCGGGTCTTGGCCGAGAGCGCACTGCACAAGGCATTGAATAATCAGCATCAGATCCTCGATGAGATTCCTTTCTTCATTTCTGTGCTGGAACCGGATGGCAAGATCATCTATATCAATCAGTCAGGAGCCCAGCACCAGAAAGAAGTAGTTTTGCATAGCAACTTCCTGGACTACTTGGATGAACCCTACAAGGGACTGGCCAAGAATGCATTGGCACAGGTATCCCGCGCAGACTATCACACCAAAATGAAGATTGAATCTCCTTGGTTGGATTCCAAGGAGACCATGTATCGCCATACCTTCATTCCTCGACACAACAGCAGCCAATCTTCTACAGAAATCTTGATGGTGAGCCAGAATATCCAGCAGGAGCGATTCATTCCTGCGGAATCTCTGGAAACCTTTACTTTTTACCAGCAGATCCTTGATCAGCCGGAAATTTATACCTCGATTAAAAATCAAGATTTCAAGTACGTATACGCCAATCAGTCCTACCAGAAATTACTCGAAACCAATGTGCAAGGGATGATTGGTGCGAGCGATTTTGCGTTGCTTCCTGAAGCAGATGCCGTCAAAATCAGAGAAGAAGATCAGCAGGTCCTCGCAGAAGCTAAAGAGCTACATACCTTTGAATCCTTTAATCTCGGTGGCAAGCAGATTACCCTCAATGTCGTCAAATACCCAATTGTCGGGTCTGATGGATCTCCCCAGATTGGTACGTTGGCATTTCCTGTGAAAAATGGCAACGGGCAACATGCAGAGGCTCAAGAGGCATTGGAATTGGCTCAGCTTGAAATGGCCAAGAAGGCCTTCGAAGAAACGCAGGAAGAAAATCGGTACATCTCCCAATCATTCGCAGAAGATCTCCGGAATGAGTTACGTCGCGCGGATCGAATCACCGACAAGATTTCCCGAGAAGCAGAATTTGATGAATCTGCATTCTCTGCCCTGCAAATTCAGCTCAACAAAATGAACCAAACGCTCGATGGGCTGATCACCTACTCCAACCTGAAAATCTCCAAGGTTCACAAGGAGTGGTTGGATCTCAAAGTATTGATCGAGGAGGTATGGGCTGAATTGATTGCAACGCATCCAGAGGCGGATGCCGAATTGATATTCAGAGATCTTTCACCTGTATGGGCAGATTTGGTGATGATGAGGAAGATCCTGCACAACTTACTCTCCAATGCACTCAAGCATCGACTCGGGAACAATTGCCGGGTGGAGATCGGAACCTACAAGGAGCAGAACAAAGATGACCTCATCTTATTCATCAAAGACAATGGCGTAGGGATGGATCCGAAGCAACTGGAGCACATTTTTGAAGTGTTCCATCGACTGCATGAAGGCAAGGCTAGCTACGGTTCGGGTGTGGGGCTTTCTATTGTCAAAAAAGCAGTAGAGCTCCAAGGAGGTAATATTTGGGTCATTTCCCAACTTGGTCAAGGGGCGACCTTCTATCTGAGCATTCCGCCGAAACCAGAACATTAA
- a CDS encoding BLUF domain-containing protein, with amino-acid sequence MTSPLISVLYVSEAVQEFDVPALKELAQFASSKNEEFGITGYLYFEKRRFLQYIEGPKEHIDQLVTNIAGDERHKILHQVGEPEVANRRFPTWSMQYLTKTSLIEIKMQDVIFDYMRFIGREDPGYQSSTETLVWNMVEKLSENHQRMVF; translated from the coding sequence ATGACCTCTCCACTTATCAGTGTGCTATACGTAAGCGAAGCCGTTCAGGAATTTGATGTCCCTGCGTTGAAGGAATTGGCTCAATTTGCCTCCTCCAAAAATGAAGAATTTGGCATCACGGGCTATCTGTATTTTGAGAAACGCCGTTTCTTGCAATATATCGAAGGGCCTAAGGAGCATATAGATCAGCTGGTTACGAATATTGCTGGAGATGAGCGCCACAAAATTCTCCATCAGGTAGGGGAGCCAGAAGTCGCCAACCGAAGATTTCCTACCTGGTCGATGCAATACTTGACCAAAACATCGCTTATCGAGATCAAAATGCAGGATGTCATTTTTGATTATATGAGATTCATTGGCAGAGAGGACCCGGGCTACCAGAGTTCGACGGAAACCCTCGTTTGGAATATGGTCGAAAAACTATCAGAGAATCATCAACGGATGGTATTCTAA